ACGAGCGCGCCGTCGCCCTGGAAGCTAAGAGTGCGAGCAGCGTTCGAACTGCAGTTTTTAACATCAATTCGCGAAGCGTTTGTGACGCGAAAGGAGGCTTCATAGAATTTCTAACTGGATTTATCGCGTCACTGGATGGAATCGATGTCTCCTCTCATGCGCTTCGCCCTCGTGTTGGCTTTTCTCCTAAGCGGGCGCACTTTCTTGCATGCCCAAGCCATTAACTTCGCCGAGGAGCGGCCATTCGTCATCGGCGTCGTGCCCGTGGTTGGGAACGGCGCTGTCGGCGGCGTCGCGGTTGACGCCGACGGGACCATCAAGCGGGCCGAGCAGCGCGATGAGACGTCTCTCCTGGATGCACGCCGCTCCGCGTTGGACGGCCTGACGGGAGATATCGCCAAGCCGGCAAAGCTCCGTAAGGTTTCGCTTCGCCGGCTAGATGCACTGCTCGCCTCGCATGCGAGTCAGAACAAGCCGCTGCCGCCAGAGGTGCTCTACCTGGCTGGATTGCAACGCATCGAGTATGTCTTCGCTTATCCCGAGGCGAACGATCTTGTCTTGGCCGGGCCAGCGGAAGGCTGGTTGATCGATGACGCGGGGAATGCCGTTGGCGAAAGCTCCGGGGCGCCGGTGCTGCAATTGGAAGACCTGATTGCGGCCTTGCGAACATCGGAGAAGTTGCTGGCCGGCGAGATGATCAGCTGCTCGATCGATCCGACTCCGGCCGGGGTTCAGCAGTTTGCCCGTCTCATGCGCGGCGGTCGCGCGTCGCCCTCGGCAAGGTTGCTCCGACAAATCGAGCAAGCGATGGGCCCGCAGACGATTACGCTGACTGGCGTTTCGCCTGAGAGCCACTTTGCCCAAGTGCTCGTCGCCGCCGACTGGCAAATGAAGCGACTGGGGATGGGATTGGCCGAGTCGCCTGTCGATGGATTGCCCAGCTACATGGAACTACTGCAGCATCATCCCGGCGCTGAACCTGACAACGCGATGCCGCGCTGGTGGATGGCCTACGGCGAACAGCCCGTCGAGTGCGACAAAGATCGACTTGGCTGGCGTCTCTCGCCGCCGGGCATTCGAGTCTGCACGGCGGCCGGACGTTTGCAGGCCGATGGTCGAATCGCCCCGACGACGGAAAGCGACCCATTGGCGAAAGAATGGGCCGACGCCATGACGGCGAAATACGATCGATTGGCGATCGTCGAACCGGTGTTCGGTCAGCTGCGAGGTTGCATGGACCTGGCTTTAGTGGCGGCCATTCTCACTGCGAACGACCTGACGACTCACCTCAATCTGGAGTTGCCCATGCTCCTCGACGACTCGCGCCTGCAACTGGCGGCGTATCGAGTGCCGAAAACCGTCGCATCGCAAGCGAACGCCGTGAAGAAAAAACGCGCGTGGGTGATCAGCGTTTCCGGCGGCGTGGACCTCGATGTGGCAAGCATCGTCAATAGGCCCAGCGTGCAAGCGCAAGTGCAAACGGCACGCATGCACTCCCCGCCGGGACAATCGAAGTCGTGGTGGTGGGACTGAAGCGGGACGGGGTAGCTTCGGATCTGGAGCCGAGGCGGCGCAGCCACAAGAAGGGCAGGCCGAAGCCCAAATTCCCCTGCGACAAACCCTCAATGAACGCGTCTTGCCGCTCGGCGACGCTGGATCGAGATTCAGCGCTACATGCGTTATCGCAGCGTGGCCAAGCATTTAATCGCGTCTCGTATGGGCTTGTCGAAGTCCGTTCCACGGTAGCGCTAAGTTAGAACAGCGTAGTCGAAGCACTGGATGTTGCTGCTGGTTTGATTCCGGTTTAATCTTTCTGTAGGTCTAGTTTTTGCCGGCCGCCTCATTTGCGAGAGTAGCTATGAAGATCGCCAGCTTAATGGCGGTGGCGTCAGAGATTCGCTTCCGGCGTATTTCGCTTAACTCGAAATTCTGTTTTTTTCAGTTGGCGCTTGGCGTGCTCTCGATTTGCGTTCTTCGCCACTCGTACGCTGCGACGGTACTTGCCGTCATTGGCGATGAAGGCTCCGCTGGGGCAGGCGCGACGCGCGTCGCTAATATGGTCGGCAGTTCGTCGTGGGCGACCGACTACGTACTCGCGCTGGGCGACAACAGCGGGAGTAACTATGCTTTCGGCAGCCCGGAGTGGGATAGCGTCATCGGTGCGCGATACGGTCAGTTCATCAAGAAGCGCTCTGGCCCCGCCGCGGGCGCCTATCCCAACCAGACCAGCGAAGTACAACGTTTTTTTCCTGTAGTCGGCGACCATGATCGCGATGTCGTTACAGGCAGCACCGCCGGCTACGTTGACTACTTTCACTCGGATCCTGGAGTGGAAGTTGGCCGACTGCCCGCGGGGGTTCACGACTCATCGCAGAGCTACTACGACTTCAAACTGCCGATCAAAGGCGGCGTAGGTTCGGTGCATGTGTTCGCGATGGACAGCGAAGCTTTTGCGTATTCGGCGGAATCACAGGCGGCTCAAATCGAGTGGCTTCGAGATGGACTGACGTCGTCAGATGCAACCTGGAAATTCGTCACGTTGCATAGTCCGCCCTTCTCTTCATCCTTGCACAATAGCAATCCGCTTTACCAGTTGCCGTTCCAGCAGTGGGGAGCCAACGCGGTGATGTCGGGGCATGACCATGTGTACGAACGTGTTCTCGCCACCA
This sequence is a window from Lacipirellula parvula. Protein-coding genes within it:
- a CDS encoding DUF1598 domain-containing protein, giving the protein MSPLMRFALVLAFLLSGRTFLHAQAINFAEERPFVIGVVPVVGNGAVGGVAVDADGTIKRAEQRDETSLLDARRSALDGLTGDIAKPAKLRKVSLRRLDALLASHASQNKPLPPEVLYLAGLQRIEYVFAYPEANDLVLAGPAEGWLIDDAGNAVGESSGAPVLQLEDLIAALRTSEKLLAGEMISCSIDPTPAGVQQFARLMRGGRASPSARLLRQIEQAMGPQTITLTGVSPESHFAQVLVAADWQMKRLGMGLAESPVDGLPSYMELLQHHPGAEPDNAMPRWWMAYGEQPVECDKDRLGWRLSPPGIRVCTAAGRLQADGRIAPTTESDPLAKEWADAMTAKYDRLAIVEPVFGQLRGCMDLALVAAILTANDLTTHLNLELPMLLDDSRLQLAAYRVPKTVASQANAVKKKRAWVISVSGGVDLDVASIVNRPSVQAQVQTARMHSPPGQSKSWWWD
- a CDS encoding metallophosphoesterase, which encodes MKIASLMAVASEIRFRRISLNSKFCFFQLALGVLSICVLRHSYAATVLAVIGDEGSAGAGATRVANMVGSSSWATDYVLALGDNSGSNYAFGSPEWDSVIGARYGQFIKKRSGPAAGAYPNQTSEVQRFFPVVGDHDRDVVTGSTAGYVDYFHSDPGVEVGRLPAGVHDSSQSYYDFKLPIKGGVGSVHVFAMDSEAFAYSAESQAAQIEWLRDGLTSSDATWKFVTLHSPPFSSSLHNSNPLYQLPFQQWGANAVMSGHDHVYERVLATNAGENSMPYFVNGLGGSNIYTFTTNRAPGSEFRYNDDYGAMRITITDDEAAFEFLAVDLYGGSENTTGELIDSLTLHRSALPAPPTLQADFNNDGFVDSDDLMIWKASFGINDDGDATGDGTTDGADLLTWQRQRSNFQPDHPPTLSPVPEPATVALAAAGCALVIGTIPGRCRRPF